A section of the Ruania halotolerans genome encodes:
- a CDS encoding glycosyltransferase family 2 protein, whose product MATWRPTHVHAASQPDRAPSGISPDDDPPRPGVDVVIAVHSTERPIARAVRSVLDHNGEGVRLTVVCHNIAASQIRPLLDAAHREKVVWLEHRDSHRSASGPFNVGMAAAVGDYVAIMGSDDILAPGAIASWYWLGRKTGADAVIARLERGTDRVIVPTPPTRVPRRQILDGVADRLCYRSAPLGLVSREAIVRFGLRLEEGAQVGGDVGFVTRLWFHGKITFDRSGPPYVIGEDATDRVTYAPRPIAVELKFLRTILAASWFERLSLEQRRAAVVKYLRIHLFGAVWNRQDPRFWTEQERADLAGAARRLLRAAPGAEAVLSLADRDLLDAVLDPNVDTDRMLARAVARRRHGRPGTLITRDLAQLLAREAPLRLMVASALTR is encoded by the coding sequence ATGGCTACCTGGAGGCCTACGCACGTGCACGCCGCTAGTCAGCCGGACCGGGCGCCGTCGGGAATCAGTCCCGACGACGATCCGCCCCGCCCGGGCGTGGACGTGGTGATCGCGGTGCACTCCACCGAGCGCCCGATTGCCCGGGCTGTGCGCTCCGTGCTCGACCACAACGGCGAAGGCGTCCGCCTCACCGTGGTCTGCCACAACATCGCTGCCAGCCAGATCCGACCCCTGCTGGACGCCGCGCACCGGGAGAAGGTGGTCTGGCTGGAGCACCGGGACTCCCACCGCAGCGCGTCGGGCCCGTTCAATGTGGGGATGGCAGCCGCCGTGGGTGACTATGTGGCCATCATGGGTTCGGATGACATCCTGGCGCCCGGCGCGATCGCCTCCTGGTACTGGCTCGGTCGAAAGACCGGTGCCGACGCCGTGATCGCCCGCCTTGAACGCGGCACCGACCGCGTGATCGTGCCCACCCCGCCCACCCGGGTGCCGCGCCGGCAGATCCTGGACGGCGTGGCGGACCGGCTCTGCTACCGCAGCGCTCCGCTGGGCCTGGTCTCCCGAGAGGCGATCGTGCGATTCGGGTTGCGGCTGGAGGAAGGGGCTCAGGTGGGCGGTGACGTCGGCTTCGTCACTCGCTTATGGTTCCACGGCAAGATCACCTTCGACCGGTCCGGGCCGCCGTACGTGATCGGCGAAGACGCCACCGACCGGGTCACCTACGCCCCTCGTCCGATCGCCGTGGAACTGAAGTTCCTGCGCACCATCCTGGCGGCATCCTGGTTCGAACGGCTCAGCCTCGAACAGCGCCGTGCCGCAGTGGTGAAGTATCTGCGCATCCACCTCTTCGGTGCCGTGTGGAATCGTCAGGATCCGCGGTTCTGGACCGAGCAGGAACGGGCCGACCTGGCCGGCGCCGCGCGACGTCTGCTGCGGGCAGCCCCCGGCGCCGAGGCCGTCCTCTCTCTCGCGGACCGGGACCTGCTCGACGCCGTGCTCGACCCGAATGTGGACACCGATCGCATGCTCGCGCGAGCTGTCGCACGGCGTAGGCACGGTCGTCCGGGAACTCTCATCACTCGTGACCTGGCGCAGCTGCTGGCGCGGGAGGCGCCACTGCGGTTGATGGTGGCTTCGGCACTGACGCGTTAG